A window of the Candida orthopsilosis Co 90-125, chromosome 1 draft sequence genome harbors these coding sequences:
- a CDS encoding Rps9b ribosomal protein: MPRAPRTYSKTYSTPARPYESARLDAELKLAGEYGLKNKREIYRIGFQLSKIRRAARNLLTRDEKDTKRLFEGNALIRRLVRVGVLSEDKMKLDYVLALRIEDFLERRLQTQVFKLGLARSIHHARVLITQRHIAVGKQIVNVPSFVVRLDSQKHIDFAQTSPYGGGRPGRVKRRSQNKKSEGGEEGEEEEE, translated from the exons ATGCCAC GTGCTCCAAGAACTTACTCAAAGACCTACTCCACCCCAGCTAGACCATACGAATCAGCTCGTTTAGATgctgaattgaaattggctGGTGAATACGGTTTAAAAAACAAGAGAGAAATCTACAGAATTGGTTTCCAATTGTCCAAGATTAGAAGAGCTGCCCGTAACTTGTTGACCAGAGATGAAAAAGATACCAAGAGATTATTTGAAGGTAATGCTTTAATTAGAAGATTGGTTAGAGTTGGTGTTTTGTCAGAAgacaaaatgaaattggattATGTTTTGGCTTTaagaattgaagatttCTTGGAAAGAAGATTGCAAACtcaagttttcaaattgggtTTGGCTAGATCAATTCACCATGCTAGAGTTTTGATTACTCAAAGACACATTGCTGTTGGTaaacaaattgtcaatgttCCATCATTCGTTGTAAGATTGGATTCTCAAAAACACATTGACTTTGCTCAAACTTCTCCATACGGTGGTGGAAGACCAGGTAGAGTTAAGAGAAGATCtcaaaacaagaagagTGAAGGTGGtgaagaaggtgaagaagaagaagaataa
- a CDS encoding Rpl21a ribosomal protein translates to MGKSHGYRSGTRYAFQRDFKKHGTIPLSTYLKVYKVGDIVDIKANGAVQKGMPHKYYHGKTGIIFNVTKSSVGVIINKVVGNRYIEKRVNLRVEHVKHSACRQEFLDRVKSNAAKKREAKAKGEYVNLKREAAKPRGATVVSTKENIPQTLAPVPYETFI, encoded by the exons ATGGGTAAATC ACACGGTTACAGATCAGGTACTCGTTACGCTTTCCAACGTGACTTCAAAAAACACGGAACTATCCCATTGTCTACCTACTTGAAGGTTTACAAAGTTGgtgacattgttgatatcaaaGCCAATGGTGCTGTCCAAAAGGGTATGCCACACAAATACTACCATGGTAAGACTGGTATCATTTTCAACGTTACCAAATCTTCTGTAGgtgtcatcatcaacaaggTTGTTGGAAACAGATACATTGAAAAGAGAGTAAACTTGAGAGTTGAACACGTAAAGCACTCTGCTTGTCGTCAAGAATTCTTGGACAGAGTTAAATCCAACGCTGCTAAGAAGAGAGAAGCTAAGGCTAAAGGTGAATATGTTAACTTGAAGAGAGAAGCTGCTAAGCCAAGAGGTGCTACTGTTGTTTCTACTAAAGAAAACATTCCACAAACTTTGGCTCCAGTTCCATACGAAACTTTCATCTAA